One region of Kazachstania africana CBS 2517 chromosome 3, complete genome genomic DNA includes:
- the PEX2 gene encoding ubiquitin-protein ligase peroxin 2 (similar to Saccharomyces cerevisiae PEX2 (YJL210W); ancestral locus Anc_1.124), giving the protein MFRTAQIDSNLLDNELYDILWSSVKENLDIANNKEEWELLLNTVIFLFVTKISNVGKVSTTYGSRLSGISFTSNRRSLYVVSVLSKYLYKKISHYFYSASAENSNLKSRLYRWIETVSNTFDLLNFLNYISAMKNSSKIYLTILHRVFDVKAMLNTSVPTFYENSINAGVEYQHRQLLWNAILELFNITLLSNNFLLMQARKTGGPTTNVIKNGKSVCPLCNEFPTNPYKILCCGKIYCYVCAVKSLEWKHCASCGSTSKLKAIALYD; this is encoded by the coding sequence ATGTTCAGAACTGCTCAGATCGATTCCAATCTATTAGACAATGAACTTTACGACATATTATGGTCCAGTGTGAAAGAGAATCTCGATATTGccaataataaagaagaatgGGAATTGCTATTAAATACTGTGATATTTCTTTTCGTTACAAAAATTAGCAATGTTGGTAAGGTTTCGACAACGTATGGATCTAGGCTGAGTGGAATCTCATTCACATCTAATAGGAGATCACTCTATGTGGTATCTGTTCTCTCAAAATATCTgtacaagaaaatatctcattatttttactcAGCAAGTGCTGAGAATagtaatttgaaatcaagaCTGTACAGATGGATCGAAACTGTTTCGAACACTTTTGAccttttaaattttctaaacTATATTTCTGCTATGAAGAATAGTTCgaaaatatatttgacCATTTTGCATAGGGTCTTCGATGTCAAAGCAATGTTGAACACATCTGTACCGACATTCTACGAAAATTCGATTAATGCAGGTGTAGAATACCAACATAGACAACTATTGTGGAATGCAATTCTAGAGCTATTTAACATAACTTTgctttcaaataattttttattaatgcAAGCAAGAAAGACAGGAGGACCTACTACTAATGTTATCAAGAATGGCAAATCTGTTTGTCCTCTTTGTAATGAATTTCCAACCAATccatataaaatattgtgCTGTGGAAAAATCTATTGCTATGTTTGTGCTGTGAAAAGTCTGGAATGGAAGCATTGCGCATCCTGTGGAAGcacttcaaaattaaaggCAATTGCTCTTTATGACTAG
- the SWP82 gene encoding Swp82p (similar to Saccharomyces cerevisiae SWP82 (YFL049W); ancestral locus Anc_8.1) encodes MSTTEAQAQVFRIREDTILSHKRFVVKHVLQIIRQDELIQGPLNDYPMKYLRAPPDCFDITTNNDTLLLEYPQKQKDSNGERKIDSSGKLQNGQKYLFSTFTLPGRGSTLFVLVQDLLKAINYQTSDEDHFLANHPQFLAIKCNDSDNKFLKEQLHISGEARFVAARTAFIMFGALVVASGTRLIDDYWETLGPMQGLTTHHRVYKLSNHLISKVELLKPSYFHKEEKSNISTMERTITFESPYPTITEQPSLEMREEFAKQFAQGQHITSLVPGQSISGSLELKAQFKQPRYHSKNSLLQAAQLKALNMPIGKHEELMNQPNTNMPNNTTMNAAMDNSSTSLASLAGSVDTPNNTYVGDAGDSVPSPGIVTKPFKRMLSNILDTSVSKVKKTEEMDALTNVTSGSSKTDSSLNLNGWKFESLPLKGRDNLSNKNESFSFKGLPYYDEAKLLERLKKLTPKEITELEHLHDSVYLDSGLQKMRKIRKQKWSKYWQYKAGIPIGLNSKQVEEFKGIYLRELLEQTDVTTTYNEVTNTDETQTITRSPNANYLGFTNIKGFSAPYAPIPIDKLREIQQQAQKQQKAINQK; translated from the coding sequence ATGTCGACTACAGAAGCACAAGCACAAGTATTCCGCATTAGAGAGGACACAATACTATCCCATAAAAGATTTGTTGTTAAGCATGTCTTACAAATAATTCGACAAGATGAGTTGATACAGGGACCCTTGAATGATTACCCTATGAAATATCTGAGGGCTCCACCAGATTGCTTCGATATAACTACAAATAATGACACACTATTGTTGGAGTACCCACAGAAACAGAAAGATAGTAATGGAGAGAGGAAGATCGATTCAAGCGGTAAATTGCAAAATggtcaaaaatatttatttagtACTTTCACATTACCTGGTCGAGGTTCGACTTTGTTTGTATTGGTACAGGATTTGTTGAAGGcaataaattatcaaacTTCGGATGAAGATCATTTTCTTGCAAACCATCCTCAGTTTCTAGCTATCAAGTGCAATGATAGCGACAATAAATTCCTCAAAGAGCAGTTACATATTTCAGGCGAGGCTAGATTCGTAGCGGCAAGAACTGCATTCATAATGTTTGGAGCGCTGGTTGTTGCATCGGGAACTAGGTTAATTGACGACTATTGGGAAACTCTTGGCCCTATGCAGGGGTTGACGACACATCACAGAGTTTATAAACTGTCAAACCATCTGATTAGCAAAGTCGAACTACTGAAGCCATCATACTTCCATAAAGAGGAGAAAAGTAACATAAGTACAATGGAACGTACAATTACGTTCGAATCACCATATCCCACAATAACTGAACAACCTTCCCTCGAGATGAGAGAAGAGTTTGCAAAGCAATTCGCACAGGGACAACATATAACGTCTTTAGTCCCTGGTCAGAGCATTAGCGGATCATTAGAGTTAAAAGCACAGTTCAAACAACCAAGATACCACAGTAAAAACTCATTATTACAAGCAGCTCAACTGAAAGCTTTGAATATGCCTATTGGTAAACATGAGGAACTAATGAATCAACCTAACACTAATATGCCCAATAATACCACGATGAATGCAGCTATGGATAACTCTAGCACATCGCTTGCTTCCTTGGCAGGTTCTGTGGACACACCTAACAATACTTATGTTGGAGATGCAGGAGATTCCGTACCTAGCCCTGGAATAGTTACAAAGCCTTTCAAAAGAATGTTGAGTAATATTCTAGATACAAGTGTTAGTAAGGTAAAGAAGACGGAAGAAATGGATGCTTTAACAAACGTGACTAGCGGCAGCTCTAAGACAGattcttcattaaatttaaatgGTTGGAAGTTTGAATCCTTACCGCTAAAAGGAAGGGATAATCTCagtaataaaaatgaatcattttcttttaaaggTTTGCCATACTATGATGAGGCCAAATTATTGGAGAGgctaaaaaaattgacgCCAAAAGAAATAACCGAATTAGAGCATTTGCATGATTCTGTATATTTAGACTCTGGCCTACAAAAGATGCGGAAAATAAGGAAACAAAAATGGAGTAAGTATTGGCAATATAAAGCTGGTATACCAATAGGGTTGAATTCCAAACAGGTGGAGGAATTTAAGGGAATCTATCTCAGAGAACTTTTGGAACAGACAGATGTGACTACAACGTATAATGAAGTAACTAATACAGATGAAACACAAACAATCACCAGATCCCCCAATGCAAACTATCTAGGATTTACCAATATAAAAGGTTTTAGCGCACCGTATGCACCGATTCCAATTGACAAACTGAGGGAAATACAACAGCAAGCGCAAAAACAACAGAAGGCAATTAACCAAAAgtga
- the KAFR0C03710 gene encoding MDR family NADP-dependent oxidoreductase (similar to Saccharomyces cerevisiae YML131W; ancestral locus Anc_8.0), which produces MIVNAKQWVLNKEPTPGLPFNFEINTQNSTFKLIRKELNSDDLKDNQILVETKYLSNDPAQKFWIATADKAYAAGVKKGDPIQARGIGKVLASKNEKFKVGDFITGRVCWTTHIIIDDIPKNELYKIDTSNGELWWHLSVLGGTSLTSYFIFYRYLKMKETEENYGKVALISGAAGAVGSTCIQIALNVFKASKVVAIAGGPEKVKYVESFGDKVIGVDYKDPNFKENLAKAVGGANTVDYFIDNVGGDILDYCVNFSKPNTKVIAVGSISGYNDPEKFAFKNYGAVITKRLNVRGILLYDNYEQFSQAFAKLNEMISKNQLNVEDSATICDALNEKFVSVPDIWNGLFSGINKGKLITRVSSSDS; this is translated from the coding sequence atGATCGTGAACGCCAAGCAATGGGTTCTTAATAAGGAGCCAACACCAGGTCTTCCATTCAATTTCGAAATTAATACTCAAAATTCAACATTCAAGCTGATcagaaaagaattgaattcCGATGATCTAAAAGataatcaaattcttgtagaaacaaaatatcTTTCGAACGATCCAGCTCAAAAGTTTTGGATTGCAACAGCTGATAAAGCATATGCTGCTGGTGTGAAAAAGGGTGATCCAATTCAGGCAAGAGGTATTGGTAAAGTGTTAGCTTCAAAAAacgaaaaatttaaagTTGGTGATTTTATCACAGGCAGAGTCTGTTGGACGACACACATTataattgatgatataCCAAAAAATGAGCTATACAAAATTGATACTAGTAACGGTGAATTATGGTGGCATCTTTCAGTTTTGGGTGGTACTTCCTTAACATCATATTTCATATTTTACAGAtacttgaaaatgaaagagactgaagaaaattatggCAAAGTAGCGTTGATTTCAGGTGCTGCTGGTGCAGTAGGCTCTACTTGTATCCAAATTGCACTAAATGTCTTCAAGGCTTCGAAAGTCGTTGCCATTGCAGGCGGTCCAGAGAAAGTGAAATATGTAGAATCCTTCGGTGACAAAGTTATTGGAGTTGATTACAAAGAcccaaatttcaaagaaaaccTCGCAAAGGCAGTTGGCGGTGCCAATACAGTTGACTATTTCATCGATAATGTTGGAGGAGACATTTTGGATTATTGTGTTAATTTCTCAAAACCTAATACTAAGGTAATCGCCGTGGGCTCAATTAGCGGTTACAATGACCCAGAGAAATTCGCATTCAAGAACTATGGTGCAGTGATTACCAAGAGACTGAATGTCAGAGGTATATTACTATATGATAACTACGAACAGTTTTCACAAGCGTTTGCTAAGTTGAATGAGATGATCTCTAAAAACCAACTTAATGTTGAAGATTCGGCCACTATTTGTGATGCtctaaatgaaaaattcgtCAGTGTTCCAGATATTTGGAACGGGTTATTTAGTGGTATAAATAAGGGTAAGTTAATAACTAGAGTCAGCAGTAGCGATAGCTGA
- the EMP47 gene encoding Emp47p (similar to Saccharomyces cerevisiae EMP47 (YFL048C) and EMP46 (YLR080W); ancestral locus Anc_8.2), whose product MHLLTVVFLQLLSVFCGALAHGGANDQAAAKPVDKLSLPDLIHAKSIPSNWESIDNTKLEEGRIILTPSANSKGSLWLKSPFKLQKSFTVEWTVRSINYVGKTNGGMAMWFISSDDYKNDKSLYNGPSKFDGLQLAIDNNGPMGQSIKAQLNDNSESLAKADIHSKTFGSCLLGYQDASVPITIRLTYDNDDINKNHLLKLQIDNKVCFQTRKINLPNNVDYYIGVSADNDNTNESFEVLQMNFYDTVIEDSLIPNVNSMNQPKLITKIVDKDTGKEKLVDKEILDSQNTQISNFELFKKMDKLEGEILSNDISSLETKINEIASIQDELTKAVLELGKHLQQITSGNGNGKEHPDTKEEFKDFIAMNEKLEKMLDEQAKIREATKQQQLFHSNGPQIDEIVRKLTFWIIPLIVIMLVMVYYTFTIRREITKTKLL is encoded by the coding sequence ATGCATCTCCTAACCGTTGTATTTCTGCAGCTATTATCAGTTTTTTGTGGTGCTCTAGCACATGGTGGAGCCAATGATCAGGCTGCTGCAAAACCAGTGGACAAGCTATCATTACCTGATTTGATTCATGCAAAATCAATTCCTTCCAATTGGGAATCAATTGATAATActaaattagaagaaggGAGAATCATTTTAACTCCCTCTGCAAACTCTAAAGGTTCTCTCTGGTTAAAGTCCCCTTTTAAGTTGCAAAAATCTTTCACTGTCGAATGGACTGTCAGAAGTATTAATTACGTTGGCAAAACTAATGGTGGGATGGCTATGTGGTTCATTTCTTCAGATGATTACAAAAATGATAAGAGTCTTTACAATGgtccttcaaaatttgatgggTTACAATTGGCTATTGATAACAATGGACCTATGGGTCAATCCATTAAAGCTCAATTAAACGACAATAGCGAATCCTTAGCTAAAGCTGATATTCACAGTAAAACATTTGGTTCCTGCTTGTTGGGTTATCAAGATGCATCTGTTCCTATCACAATTCGTCTGACGTacgataatgatgatataaaCAAGAatcatcttttgaaattacaaATCGATAACAAGGTTTGTTTccaaacaagaaaaatcaatttaccaaataacGTAGACTACTATATTGGTGTTTCTGCTGATAATGATAACACCAACGAATCATTTGAAGTGCtacaaatgaatttttatGATACCGTAATTGAAGATTCTTTGATTCCAAACGTTAATTCTATGAATCAACCAAAGCTTATAACTAAGATTGTTGATAAAGATACTGGTAAGGAAAAATTAgttgataaagaaattttggattCTCAAAACACTCAAATCAGTAACTTTGAACTctttaaaaaaatggataaaTTGGAAGGtgaaatattatcaaatgatattaGTTCCTTAGAAACAAAGATCAACGAAATTGCTAGTATTCAAGATGAATTGACTAAAGCTGTTCTTGAATTAGGTAAGCACTTGCAACAAATCACTTCTGGTAATGGTAATGGAAAAGAACACCCTGATACTAAggaagaattcaaagattttatcgcaatgaatgaaaaattagagaaaatGTTGGATGAACAAGCTAAAATCAGAGAAGCTACCAAACAACAACAGCTATTTCATAGCAATGGCCCacaaattgatgaaattgtaaGAAAGTTAACTTTCTGGATTATTCCTCTTATTGTCATAATGCTTGTCATGGTGTATTACACCTTTACTATTAGAAGAGAAATTACCAAAACAAAGTTACTATGA